The Branchiostoma lanceolatum isolate klBraLanc5 chromosome 10, klBraLanc5.hap2, whole genome shotgun sequence genome has a window encoding:
- the LOC136443557 gene encoding transcription factor HES-4-like, which yields MKIANMPASTDFIVKRPGESRKSSKPIMEKRRRARINDSLNQLKALILADLKKDSSHSKLEKADILEMTVKHLRGLQRQQLTAAANTSPSLPGQYRAGFTECLMEVNRFLGASDSVDTQVRQRLLNHLAGTCSPARPGTYPAAQPAVFPHAQPVQVQVPVAPTGGQHVQLSPVQAPCPQTTMYGGIPVVHRQVSGGEPMTVLLPSQASYGQVHSYAVPVYPQSYGLVESHSPNGLKIKTEPISNGFTNTKYGLPVAATAEKMWRPW from the exons ATGAAGATCGCCAACATGCCAGCATCTACGGACTTCATCGTGAAGCGTCCAGGCGAAAGCCGCAAGTCCTCCAAGCCGATCATGGAAAAGAGACGCCGGGCTAGAATCAACGACAGCCTGAACCAACTCAAGGCTCTCATCCTTGCTGATCTAAAAAAAGAT AGCTCTCACTCGAAGCTAGAGAAGGCAGACATCTTAGAGATGACCGTGAAACATCTCCGCGGTCTACAGAGGCAGCAGCTGACGGCCGCCGCCAACACGAGCCCGTCCCTGCCCGGCCAGTACCGCGCCGGCTTCACCGAGTGTCTGATGGAGGTGAACCGCTTCCTGGGCGCTTCTGACAGCGTGGACACCCAAGTCAGGCAGCGGCTGCTCAACCACCTGGCCGGGACCTGCAGCCCCGCTCGTCCCGGGACGTACCCCGCCGCCCAGCCCGCAGTGTTCCCGCACGCTCAGCCCGTCCAGGTCCAGGTTCCCGTGGCGCCCACCGGCGGTCAGCACGTACAACTCTCGCCCGTGCAAGCCCCGTGTCCTCAGACGACAATGTACGGCGGGATCCCCGTGGTGCACCGGCAGGTCTCAGGAGGCGAGCCGATGACCGTTCTGCTGCCCAGCCAGGCGTCTTACGGCCAAGTACACAGCTACGCCGTCCCCGTCTATCCACAATCCTACGGACTTGTTGAATCTCATTCACCAAACGGACTAAAAATCAAAACCGAGCCCATCTCCAATGGATTTACAAACACCAAGTATGGACTACCTGTAGCCGCCACAGCAGAGAAGATGTGGAGACCGTGGTGA